A single genomic interval of Lentimicrobium saccharophilum harbors:
- a CDS encoding rod shape-determining protein, whose product MGLFSFMTKEIAMDLGTANTIIIYNDKVVVDEPSIIAIERNTGKIIAVGKRAMMMHGKTHENIKTIRPLRDGVIADFQSAEYMIRELIKMTGPTRSLFPPALKMVICIPSGITEVEERAVKDSAEQAGAKEVRLIHEPMAAAIGIGIDVLEPTGNMIIDIGGGTSEIAVIALGGIVNNKSIRIAGDDFNNDIEEYMRKQHNINIGERTAEAIKINVGAAMTEIDNPPPDYPVHGRDMLTGIPKEIYVNYSEIAHCLDKSISKIEAAVLNALEMTPPELSADIYRTGIYLAGGGSMLRGLDKRLHLKTKLPVHVAEDPLRAVARGTGIALKNFNKFTFLIK is encoded by the coding sequence ATGGGACTTTTCTCTTTCATGACCAAGGAGATCGCGATGGATCTCGGAACGGCCAACACGATAATAATCTACAACGACAAGGTGGTGGTTGATGAGCCTTCCATTATTGCCATTGAGCGCAACACCGGAAAAATCATTGCGGTGGGGAAACGCGCCATGATGATGCATGGAAAGACCCACGAGAACATCAAGACCATTCGTCCCCTGCGCGACGGAGTTATCGCTGACTTCCAGTCGGCCGAGTATATGATCAGGGAACTGATCAAAATGACCGGTCCCACCCGCAGCCTCTTCCCGCCTGCCCTGAAAATGGTTATCTGTATCCCTTCGGGTATCACCGAGGTGGAAGAGCGCGCCGTGAAGGATTCGGCCGAGCAGGCCGGAGCCAAGGAAGTCCGCCTGATCCATGAGCCAATGGCAGCAGCTATCGGGATCGGGATCGACGTGCTGGAGCCAACCGGAAATATGATCATTGACATAGGCGGAGGTACAAGCGAAATCGCCGTGATCGCCCTGGGCGGAATCGTCAACAACAAATCAATCCGTATTGCCGGTGATGACTTCAACAACGACATTGAGGAATACATGCGCAAGCAGCACAACATCAACATCGGTGAACGCACTGCAGAAGCCATCAAGATCAATGTGGGCGCAGCCATGACCGAAATTGACAACCCTCCTCCCGACTATCCGGTACATGGCAGGGATATGCTGACCGGTATTCCCAAGGAGATTTATGTAAATTATTCCGAAATTGCCCATTGCCTCGATAAATCCATCTCAAAGATCGAAGCCGCTGTGCTTAATGCGCTGGAAATGACGCCTCCGGAGCTTTCAGCCGATATCTACCGCACCGGTATCTACCTTGCCGGAGGAGGATCAATGCTCCGTGGCCTCGACAAACGACTGCATCTGAAAACCAAGCTGCCTGTACATGTGGCTGAAGACCCGCTCAGGGCTGTAGCCAGGGGCACAGGCATCGCGCTTAAGAACTTCAATAAGTTCACCTTCCTGATCAAATAA
- the mreC gene encoding rod shape-determining protein MreC gives MRHILAFIWKHNFFFLFLLLEVVSIVLIANKSFYQRSVLSNATDRVTGGIFTTWSGITSYFSLKQENQRLAEENARLHKILTREQLTSDTLTYKITDTVYNQQYIFTTASVISNSTNRRDNYIMLNKGRRHGIERDMAVINPQGVVGTVVSVSENFSWVMSLLNKHSKVSARIDRLNQMGTVVWEGGNPAKGTLLDIPAHVKINKGDTITTSGYSHIFPEGIMMGTVEEIEVETGDHFYTIHFRFSADLNSLRQVYIVKNLFDLEQLELRKNIINE, from the coding sequence ATGCGACATATTCTGGCATTCATCTGGAAACACAACTTCTTTTTCCTGTTCCTGTTACTGGAAGTGGTGTCAATAGTCCTGATTGCCAACAAGAGTTTTTACCAGCGTTCGGTGCTTTCCAATGCCACCGACCGGGTTACAGGGGGTATCTTTACGACATGGTCAGGTATTACTTCCTACTTTTCCCTGAAGCAGGAAAACCAGAGGCTGGCAGAAGAAAATGCCAGGCTGCACAAGATCCTCACCCGGGAACAGCTTACTTCTGACACGCTTACCTATAAAATCACCGACACTGTCTATAACCAGCAGTATATCTTCACGACAGCCAGCGTTATCAGCAATTCGACCAACCGCCGCGATAACTATATTATGCTGAACAAGGGCAGACGGCATGGCATCGAACGCGATATGGCGGTCATCAACCCCCAGGGAGTAGTAGGCACGGTGGTCAGTGTTTCGGAAAACTTCAGCTGGGTGATGTCGCTGCTGAACAAACATTCCAAGGTAAGCGCCCGCATCGACAGGCTGAACCAGATGGGCACCGTAGTGTGGGAAGGCGGAAATCCGGCCAAGGGAACCCTGCTCGACATCCCTGCACACGTGAAGATCAACAAGGGCGACACCATCACCACCAGCGGCTACAGCCACATATTCCCGGAAGGAATTATGATGGGTACAGTCGAAGAAATTGAAGTGGAAACCGGCGACCATTTTTACACCATACATTTCCGTTTCTCAGCCGACCTGAACAGCCTGAGGCAGGTATATATTGTTAAAAACCTGTTTGATCTGGAGCAGCTGGAACTGCGTAAAAACATTATCAATGAATAA
- the mreD gene encoding rod shape-determining protein MreD has translation MNKAYGKDILRFFVLIALQVLILDHINLGGYINPSLYVLFILLLPFEIPGWALLISAFLIGFSVDSFSNSTGLHAAASVFMAFLRPWVIRMAGAPAEYEGNLKPGIADMGFRWFFAYTLMLVFAHQLLLFLFEAFRLEEIGYVLIRVLAGSTLTIILIILAEYLFMHKRK, from the coding sequence ATGAATAAGGCATACGGCAAGGATATCCTAAGGTTTTTTGTGCTGATCGCATTGCAGGTGCTGATCCTTGATCACATCAACCTGGGCGGATACATCAACCCCTCTCTGTATGTGCTGTTTATCCTGCTGCTTCCTTTCGAGATACCCGGCTGGGCGCTGTTGATCTCCGCATTCCTGATCGGATTCAGCGTTGACAGCTTCAGTAATTCCACTGGTCTGCACGCCGCGGCTTCGGTATTTATGGCATTCCTGAGACCCTGGGTAATCCGTATGGCCGGGGCCCCGGCCGAGTATGAAGGAAACCTGAAACCGGGCATCGCCGATATGGGCTTCCGCTGGTTTTTTGCCTATACCCTTATGCTGGTGTTTGCACATCAACTGTTGCTTTTCCTGTTTGAAGCATTCCGGCTGGAAGAGATCGGTTATGTGTTGATCAGGGTTTTGGCCGGCAGCACCTTAACCATTATACTGATTATCCTCGCCGAATATCTTTTCATGCATAAACGGAAGTAA
- a CDS encoding Crp/Fnr family transcriptional regulator: MKTFIPPDDCSLGNIDAPCFRNLLPEEIDLARNSKTRVIFRKGENLTKQGAFASSVLFIMDGLAKQYVEGDATRNFNLRLLKGGEFVGLSVAFNNHTYQYSVVALRETTACLIEKEAVTSLIKANGAFAYNIINRYCAQNSKLYNSIRDLMYKQMNGRLAGALLYLWNEQVSAEVFPYLSRKDIADFAGLSTESTVKLLKTFEKEGLISLEDKDIRLNDVAGLEQINLRG; encoded by the coding sequence ATGAAGACTTTCATCCCTCCCGACGATTGTTCGCTCGGAAATATTGACGCTCCCTGCTTCCGCAACCTGCTTCCCGAGGAGATTGATCTTGCCCGCAACAGCAAGACACGGGTGATCTTCCGCAAAGGGGAAAACCTGACCAAACAGGGTGCGTTCGCTTCGAGTGTGCTGTTCATTATGGATGGCCTCGCAAAGCAGTATGTAGAAGGAGATGCAACCCGAAATTTCAACCTGAGGCTGTTGAAGGGCGGTGAATTTGTGGGACTTTCAGTGGCTTTCAATAACCATACTTACCAATACTCGGTAGTTGCCCTGCGCGAAACCACTGCCTGCCTGATAGAGAAAGAGGCTGTAACCAGCCTGATCAAAGCCAACGGAGCCTTTGCCTACAATATCATTAACCGCTACTGCGCACAAAACAGCAAACTGTATAACTCTATCCGTGACCTTATGTACAAGCAGATGAACGGCCGGCTTGCCGGAGCGCTGCTTTATCTGTGGAATGAACAGGTGAGCGCTGAGGTATTCCCTTACCTTAGCCGTAAAGATATCGCCGATTTTGCGGGGCTCTCAACAGAAAGCACGGTTAAACTGCTGAAAACCTTTGAAAAAGAAGGGCTGATCAGCCTGGAAGATAAGGATATACGGCTGAACGATGTGGCGGGTCTGGAGCAGATAAACCTCCGCGGATAA
- a CDS encoding glycyl-radical enzyme activating protein: protein MKGCVFDIRHYSVHDGPGIRTAVFLKGCPLRCRWCHNPEGLEPEPVQVCRERQAGGKTIRLTEIIGKSMTPAEVAEEVLKSRIFFEESGGGVTFTGGEPLMQPEFTEACLQLMAREHIHTALDTCGYASPDIFIRIAARADLILFDLKHGDSDIHLQFTGVPSGPVLTNLRASIEAGFPLIVRIPLIPGFNHSADTLISMAGYLRETGWSGRVDLLPYHHIATHKYEKLGINYCMRDIRPPSAAEVEQAAKIFRERGFIVSVGG, encoded by the coding sequence ATGAAAGGCTGTGTATTTGATATCAGGCATTATTCCGTTCATGATGGCCCGGGCATCCGCACGGCAGTTTTTCTGAAAGGCTGTCCGCTGCGATGCCGCTGGTGCCACAACCCCGAAGGGCTGGAACCGGAACCTGTGCAAGTTTGCCGTGAAAGGCAGGCCGGAGGCAAAACCATCCGCCTTACCGAAATCATTGGTAAATCAATGACACCGGCCGAAGTGGCTGAAGAGGTGCTTAAAAGCCGCATTTTTTTCGAAGAATCAGGAGGAGGTGTCACCTTTACCGGTGGGGAGCCCCTCATGCAGCCGGAATTTACCGAAGCCTGCCTGCAACTGATGGCGCGGGAGCACATCCATACCGCCCTTGACACCTGCGGGTACGCATCACCGGATATTTTCATCCGGATTGCAGCCCGGGCTGACCTTATACTTTTTGACCTGAAACATGGTGATTCCGATATCCATCTGCAATTTACCGGAGTTCCTTCCGGACCTGTGCTGACGAACCTGCGTGCATCGATTGAGGCCGGTTTTCCCCTGATTGTGCGCATTCCGCTGATTCCGGGGTTTAACCATTCAGCAGATACATTGATCAGCATGGCCGGCTACCTCCGGGAAACCGGCTGGTCCGGCCGTGTGGACCTGCTCCCCTATCACCACATCGCTACACATAAATATGAAAAACTCGGCATAAACTATTGCATGAGAGACATCCGGCCGCCATCAGCAGCGGAGGTTGAACAGGCAGCAAAAATTTTCAGGGAACGCGGTTTCATAGTCAGTGTCGGAGGATAA
- the hypD gene encoding trans-4-hydroxy-L-proline dehydratase, whose amino-acid sequence MNERISLLRQNSLDAVNRISGERAGLVTAFYRQPFVASLPVPVQRGMVLKHIMQYKSLYFGQGELIAGERGPAPKAVPTYPEVCVHSLQDLEILDSRPKVSYKVDEETRALYRDEVIPFWSGRCVRDRMFKALPDTWKQAYQAGIFTEFMEQRAPGHTVAGEKVFGKGMNDLMADIDQALDKLDYLNDMEALVKAEELHGMRLACEALVVLAGRYAKLIEARIPAEKDPGRRDELLEMAAICRKVPANAPETFHEALQHYWFIHLGVITELNPWDSFNPGRLDQHLWPFYSREMAAGTLTKERAIELLQAFWIKFNNHPAPPKVGVTAQESNTYTDFCLINIGGVKADGSDAVNELSYLILDVIEEMRLLQPSSMVQLSKKNPDALIHRAIRIIKTGFGQPSVFNTDAIVQELMRQGKAPEDARRGGASGCVEAGAFGTEAYILTGYFNLPKILELTLNDGKDPLTGEQTGPQTGDPALFSAYDEFLKAFRKMLQYFVDIKIAGSNLIEKIWATHMPAPFLSSIIDDCIASGRDYNAGGARYNTSYIQGVGLGTMTDCLTAIHEQVFRRNRYSMANLLKMLAVNFEGYEDELAMLLYETPKYGNDDDLADVHVKEVFNAFFEAIDGRKSPRGATYRVEMLPTTCHVYFGSKIKALPDGRLAGKPLSEGISPVQGADRKGPSAVIKSAVKFDHIKTGGTLLNQKFSPDFFRDETAIVKLGQLVRAYFRMDGHHIQFNVVSADTLRKARQHPEAFSNLIVRVAGYSDYFNDLTPELQEEIICRTEQEQM is encoded by the coding sequence ATGAACGAAAGAATCAGCTTGCTGAGACAAAACAGTCTTGATGCCGTCAACCGCATCTCGGGAGAGCGTGCAGGGCTGGTCACAGCATTTTACAGGCAGCCGTTTGTTGCTTCGCTCCCGGTTCCCGTGCAACGGGGTATGGTGCTGAAGCATATCATGCAGTATAAAAGTTTGTATTTCGGTCAGGGAGAGTTGATTGCGGGGGAAAGGGGCCCGGCGCCAAAAGCCGTACCCACTTATCCGGAAGTTTGCGTGCATTCGCTGCAGGACCTTGAAATTCTGGATTCCAGGCCGAAGGTTTCCTATAAAGTGGATGAAGAAACCCGGGCACTTTACCGCGACGAGGTGATCCCGTTCTGGAGCGGCCGCTGTGTGCGTGACCGCATGTTTAAAGCACTTCCGGATACCTGGAAACAGGCTTACCAGGCCGGAATTTTCACCGAGTTTATGGAACAACGGGCACCGGGTCATACCGTGGCCGGTGAAAAAGTATTCGGCAAGGGCATGAACGACCTGATGGCCGATATTGATCAGGCGCTTGATAAGCTTGATTATCTGAACGATATGGAGGCCCTGGTAAAAGCCGAAGAATTGCATGGAATGCGGTTGGCCTGCGAGGCGCTGGTTGTGCTTGCCGGCCGGTATGCAAAGCTGATCGAAGCGCGGATTCCGGCAGAAAAAGATCCCGGACGCCGCGATGAGCTCCTGGAAATGGCAGCCATTTGCCGGAAAGTACCGGCCAATGCTCCCGAAACTTTTCATGAGGCGCTACAGCACTACTGGTTTATCCATCTGGGGGTCATCACAGAGCTTAATCCCTGGGATTCCTTTAACCCCGGACGCCTCGACCAGCACCTCTGGCCCTTTTACAGCAGGGAAATGGCCGCGGGAACGCTCACCAAAGAACGGGCCATCGAATTGCTGCAAGCCTTCTGGATCAAATTCAACAACCATCCGGCACCGCCTAAAGTCGGAGTCACAGCGCAGGAGAGCAATACTTATACCGATTTCTGCCTGATCAATATAGGCGGAGTAAAGGCCGACGGCTCAGATGCGGTAAATGAACTGAGCTACCTGATCCTTGATGTAATTGAAGAGATGCGGCTATTGCAGCCCAGCTCCATGGTTCAGTTGAGCAAGAAAAATCCCGACGCCCTGATCCACCGTGCAATCAGGATCATCAAAACCGGATTCGGGCAACCTTCGGTTTTCAATACCGATGCCATTGTGCAGGAGCTTATGCGACAGGGGAAAGCCCCTGAAGATGCCCGTCGCGGGGGCGCTTCAGGTTGCGTGGAAGCCGGGGCTTTCGGTACCGAGGCCTATATCCTGACCGGTTACTTTAACCTGCCGAAAATCCTTGAGCTCACCCTGAACGATGGCAAGGATCCCCTTACCGGTGAACAAACCGGTCCGCAAACCGGCGATCCGGCGCTGTTTTCTGCTTATGATGAATTTTTGAAAGCCTTCCGGAAAATGCTGCAATACTTTGTTGACATCAAAATTGCCGGCAGCAATCTTATAGAGAAAATCTGGGCTACGCACATGCCGGCGCCTTTTCTCTCATCCATCATCGACGACTGCATCGCCAGCGGCCGCGATTATAATGCCGGCGGGGCCCGTTACAACACCAGTTACATACAGGGCGTCGGGCTGGGTACCATGACCGATTGCCTTACGGCAATTCATGAGCAGGTGTTCAGACGTAATCGTTACTCCATGGCAAACCTGTTGAAAATGCTGGCAGTAAACTTTGAAGGTTATGAGGATGAACTGGCCATGCTGCTATATGAAACCCCGAAATACGGGAACGATGATGATCTGGCAGATGTGCATGTGAAAGAGGTTTTTAATGCATTTTTCGAAGCAATTGACGGGCGGAAAAGTCCCAGGGGAGCCACCTACAGGGTAGAGATGCTTCCGACAACCTGCCATGTATATTTTGGCAGCAAGATCAAAGCACTGCCGGATGGCCGCCTGGCCGGGAAGCCCCTATCGGAAGGCATTTCGCCGGTACAGGGCGCCGATCGCAAAGGTCCGTCCGCAGTCATCAAATCAGCCGTGAAATTTGATCATATCAAAACCGGTGGTACCCTGCTGAATCAGAAATTTTCACCTGATTTTTTCAGGGACGAAACGGCTATTGTAAAACTTGGACAACTTGTGAGGGCTTACTTCCGCATGGACGGGCACCACATTCAGTTTAACGTGGTTTCGGCCGACACCCTGCGAAAAGCACGGCAACACCCCGAAGCTTTCAGTAACCTGATTGTCAGGGTAGCAGGATACAGCGACTATTTCAACGACCTTACCCCCGAGTTGCAGGAAGAAATTATCTGCCGCACGGAACAGGAACAGATGTAA
- the mrdA gene encoding penicillin-binding protein 2, with protein MANKSLASRKQTVIAIFLATGIIFLGRLFYLQIIDDSYELSANNNVLRYVTQYPARGLIYDRNGKLLVYNEAVYDLMVLPRQVKDIDTLEFCRLLEITPEGFVQRMKKARDYSRFKPSLFEKQISKETYGYLEEKMYRFPGFFVQPRTLRKYPEPMGAHLLGYVGEVNQSIIDKDPYYKSGDYIGISGIEKSYEEDLRGKKGIKIRMVDVHNREVGSFQNGLYDTLAVMGKDLYLTIDAELQQYGELLMQGKMGSVVAIEPSSGEILAFLSSPTYDPNLLVGRVRGKNFSELSKDPVKPLLNRAMMGQYPPGSTFKMVNDLVGMQEGVLNTHTHYTCQGPGSSPIRCTHHHQSPLDVYVAIQQSCNPFHWQVYRSILNNPRRKNVKENYTAWRNHIMSMGFGHKLGTDMQFELSGNIPSAEKFDAIYGKGRWNAMTVRSLSIGQGEILVTPLQLANSAAVMANRGYYIVPHVVKSMGTDKHGENKFSKVTSTIDPAYFEIAVEGMRQVATMGTAKWYQIEDITMCGKTGTAENPHGEDHSLFMAFAPADNPVIAIAVIVENSGFGSTWALPVASLMIEKYIKREVARKDIEERMINGKLY; from the coding sequence ATGGCGAATAAATCCCTCGCTTCACGAAAACAGACAGTTATAGCCATTTTTCTGGCAACCGGCATCATATTTCTGGGCAGGCTTTTCTACCTGCAGATCATAGACGACAGCTATGAACTTTCGGCCAACAACAATGTATTACGCTATGTTACCCAGTATCCGGCCCGCGGCCTGATTTACGACCGCAACGGCAAACTGCTCGTTTACAATGAAGCGGTTTATGATCTGATGGTACTTCCCAGGCAGGTAAAAGACATCGACACCCTGGAGTTTTGCCGCCTGCTCGAAATCACCCCCGAAGGTTTTGTACAACGCATGAAAAAGGCCAGGGATTACAGCCGTTTTAAACCCAGCCTTTTTGAGAAGCAAATCTCAAAGGAAACCTACGGATACCTGGAAGAAAAGATGTACCGATTCCCCGGTTTCTTCGTCCAGCCGCGCACCCTGCGCAAGTACCCTGAGCCAATGGGCGCGCATCTGCTGGGGTATGTAGGCGAGGTCAACCAGTCGATCATCGATAAAGACCCTTACTATAAATCAGGAGATTACATCGGCATCAGCGGTATTGAGAAATCTTACGAGGAAGATCTCCGCGGGAAAAAAGGTATAAAAATCCGCATGGTGGATGTGCACAACCGTGAAGTAGGAAGTTTTCAGAACGGGTTATACGATACCCTGGCCGTAATGGGCAAAGACCTTTACCTCACCATTGATGCAGAGTTGCAACAGTACGGAGAACTGCTTATGCAAGGCAAAATGGGCAGCGTAGTGGCCATTGAACCTTCATCGGGCGAAATCCTTGCGTTTCTCTCAAGCCCCACCTACGATCCCAACCTGCTGGTAGGAAGGGTCAGGGGGAAAAACTTCAGTGAATTGTCGAAAGATCCCGTTAAACCTTTGCTGAACCGCGCCATGATGGGACAATACCCGCCCGGATCCACCTTTAAGATGGTGAATGACCTGGTGGGTATGCAGGAAGGGGTGCTGAACACGCATACCCATTATACCTGCCAGGGGCCGGGCTCTTCCCCTATCCGCTGCACCCATCACCATCAGTCTCCGCTCGATGTATATGTAGCCATTCAGCAGTCGTGCAATCCATTTCACTGGCAGGTATACAGGAGTATCCTTAACAATCCGCGGCGAAAAAATGTAAAGGAGAATTATACTGCCTGGAGAAATCATATCATGAGTATGGGTTTCGGCCATAAACTGGGAACAGACATGCAATTTGAACTGAGCGGCAATATCCCTTCGGCTGAAAAGTTTGATGCCATATATGGCAAAGGCCGCTGGAATGCAATGACGGTCAGATCATTGTCAATTGGTCAGGGAGAAATTCTGGTTACTCCCCTGCAGCTTGCCAACTCGGCGGCGGTAATGGCCAACCGGGGATATTACATCGTTCCGCATGTAGTAAAAAGTATGGGCACAGATAAACACGGTGAGAATAAATTCAGTAAAGTAACATCAACCATTGATCCGGCATATTTTGAAATCGCAGTGGAAGGAATGCGACAGGTTGCTACCATGGGTACAGCCAAATGGTATCAGATAGAGGATATCACCATGTGCGGCAAAACAGGAACGGCTGAAAATCCCCACGGTGAAGATCATTCACTTTTTATGGCTTTCGCCCCGGCTGACAACCCGGTAATCGCCATTGCAGTGATTGTTGAAAATTCAGGTTTCGGATCCACATGGGCTTTGCCTGTTGCTTCGCTGATGATTGAAAAATACATCAAACGTGAGGTAGCGCGCAAAGACATCGAGGAAAGAATGATTAACGGCAAACTCTACTGA